A genomic region of uncultured Treponema sp. contains the following coding sequences:
- the mfd gene encoding transcription-repair coupling factor: MKNTLSTKSQNPLFSLINSCNEFHSAAIKCADAKPEEFPLQISGLKGSLPAFFIRQTEERYRQNCIHETQYENKFFQFQKDIFIIVPTQKEADECETDLNTVFEDSVEIFKFPWWGTIPYRPAAKGSAVFGERAGILAKLAVKNPFSEKPRIFIITQRAFLTPVPPVSYIKTLVTVLKKGQEFDPEKLAEKLAEQGYLRVPKIGMKGEFVLRGEVLEIFMTGEKYAHRIIFDFDTISQIKLFDPETQTSKENIERLVIYPQKEIIWTEEFIEKLESEWEKEDEAGIKNDFAIYDKAKKQNANERSAEKNNSKTDNLQTNKQSDIDKKRLETDINTNNRLLDKKNIHLALTDAAKQEKDRILAELLEFKETEGEELFYPILFDKLYSILDYLTNNTDVYFFDWDRLVNAEKMLENEYTVAYRLARQNLPVFPPATMQLDFFNLATECKKLVAFRTLDTLSNSEENIQDNSVAFNTSLEIKSQAGQSYFGNINYLKEQLSSFLKEKYNIFIFADNGNQALRIKEIIKEFCDSGVQVLPQALTAGFMISDEKLLVIQENEIFGRKKNTSKSIRKVNSKPIDTFVDLTPGDYIVHVNYGIGLFKGIERVKAMGTERDYIKLEYADEEIAFVPIEQVNMVQRYIGIENEKPRLDRIGSKSWSARKAKVQQKVEEIAEKLIDLYSKRQASRGFSFPKDTEWNAAFEAAFPYEDTPDQFSATQEIKADMEKPVPMDRLVCGDVGYGKTEIAMRAAFKAVMGGKQVAFLAPTTILAEQHFENCQERFKNFPVTIAQLSRFVSPAEQKKIISKLASGEIDILIGTHRILQKDVIFKNLGLMIIDEEQRFGVKDKEKLKTLKTNIDCLAMSATPIPRTLHMSLLKIRDMSLLTTPPQNRQPIETAIEEYNDEKVARAIRNEVQRGGQVFYLHNRVETLEETRLKLENLVPEMLVETAHGKMTSEELDDIFRRFKMGGFHILVATTIIENGIDIPNVNTIIIDRADMYGVSQLYQLRGRVGRSDRKAYAYLFYPQNKALSEVAMKRLQVISDFTELGSGFKIAMKDMEIRGAGNLLGKDQSGEVYAVGFEMYLTLLNSAIERLSNSDWTAPEEVLLELEYTGFIPDTYIKDTQTKMELYKKIASVQTQDSLNSVWEELFDRFGPIPDEVSSLLSLAKIRIICNRLSISSLKEKKGIVQVEFSKVSKVNIDKLLGLIKTSSGRVKLNSAKPNQIILQTEAIDLKSKSEFIKEKLEQLL, translated from the coding sequence ATGAAAAATACATTATCAACAAAAAGTCAAAATCCGCTGTTTAGCCTTATTAATTCCTGCAATGAATTTCACTCGGCGGCAATAAAATGCGCGGACGCAAAGCCTGAAGAATTTCCGCTTCAAATTTCAGGGCTAAAGGGAAGCCTTCCAGCATTTTTTATCAGGCAAACAGAAGAAAGGTACAGACAGAACTGCATCCATGAAACTCAGTATGAAAATAAATTTTTTCAGTTTCAAAAAGATATTTTCATAATTGTTCCGACTCAAAAAGAAGCAGACGAATGCGAAACAGATTTAAATACAGTTTTTGAAGATTCCGTAGAAATTTTCAAGTTTCCGTGGTGGGGAACGATTCCATACAGACCTGCGGCAAAAGGCTCGGCTGTTTTTGGAGAAAGAGCTGGAATCCTTGCAAAACTCGCAGTAAAAAATCCATTTTCTGAAAAACCAAGAATTTTTATAATAACGCAAAGGGCTTTTTTAACTCCAGTTCCGCCGGTTTCATACATCAAAACTTTGGTTACAGTTTTAAAGAAAGGACAGGAATTTGACCCTGAAAAACTTGCGGAAAAACTGGCAGAGCAGGGCTACCTTAGAGTTCCAAAAATCGGAATGAAAGGCGAGTTCGTTTTGCGTGGCGAAGTTCTTGAAATCTTTATGACCGGCGAAAAATATGCGCACAGAATTATATTTGATTTTGACACCATAAGCCAAATAAAACTTTTTGATCCAGAAACTCAGACTTCAAAGGAAAACATAGAGCGTCTTGTAATTTATCCGCAAAAAGAAATTATCTGGACAGAAGAGTTTATTGAAAAACTGGAAAGCGAATGGGAAAAAGAAGACGAAGCTGGCATAAAAAATGATTTCGCTATTTACGACAAAGCAAAAAAACAAAATGCAAACGAACGTTCAGCAGAAAAAAATAATAGCAAAACCGACAATTTACAAACTAACAAACAGTCAGATATTGATAAAAAACGGTTAGAAACGGACATCAATACTAACAACCGATTGTTAGATAAAAAAAACATACATCTCGCTCTCACAGATGCTGCAAAACAAGAAAAAGACAGAATTCTTGCAGAACTTCTTGAATTTAAGGAAACAGAAGGCGAAGAACTCTTTTACCCAATCCTGTTTGACAAACTGTATTCAATTTTAGACTACTTAACAAACAATACAGATGTTTATTTTTTTGACTGGGACAGACTTGTAAACGCAGAAAAAATGCTCGAAAATGAATACACTGTGGCGTATCGGCTTGCACGTCAAAATCTTCCTGTGTTTCCGCCTGCAACCATGCAACTTGATTTTTTCAACCTTGCAACCGAATGCAAAAAACTTGTCGCATTCAGAACATTAGACACATTGAGCAATTCAGAAGAAAATATTCAAGACAATTCCGTTGCGTTCAACACATCGCTAGAAATAAAATCACAAGCAGGGCAAAGCTATTTCGGAAACATAAATTACCTAAAAGAACAGCTGTCGTCCTTTTTGAAAGAAAAATACAACATTTTCATTTTTGCAGACAATGGAAATCAGGCTTTAAGAATAAAAGAAATTATTAAGGAATTCTGCGATTCTGGAGTTCAAGTTCTTCCGCAGGCTCTTACAGCCGGATTTATGATTTCCGATGAAAAACTTCTTGTCATTCAGGAAAATGAAATTTTCGGGCGAAAGAAAAACACGTCAAAATCAATTAGAAAAGTAAATTCAAAGCCAATAGATACGTTCGTTGATTTGACTCCGGGCGATTACATTGTCCATGTAAATTACGGAATCGGACTTTTCAAGGGAATCGAGCGCGTAAAAGCAATGGGTACAGAACGCGACTATATAAAACTTGAATATGCCGACGAGGAAATCGCCTTTGTTCCTATCGAGCAAGTGAATATGGTTCAGCGTTATATAGGAATCGAAAACGAAAAACCAAGACTCGACAGAATCGGCTCAAAAAGCTGGAGCGCAAGAAAAGCAAAAGTTCAGCAAAAAGTTGAAGAAATCGCCGAAAAACTGATAGACTTGTACTCAAAACGTCAGGCTTCACGCGGATTTTCGTTTCCAAAGGATACAGAATGGAACGCAGCATTTGAAGCCGCATTTCCTTACGAAGACACGCCCGACCAGTTTTCAGCAACGCAGGAAATCAAAGCGGACATGGAAAAGCCAGTTCCAATGGACCGGCTTGTATGCGGAGATGTTGGCTACGGAAAAACTGAAATCGCAATGCGCGCGGCATTTAAAGCTGTCATGGGCGGAAAACAAGTCGCATTTCTTGCGCCGACAACAATTCTTGCAGAGCAGCATTTTGAAAACTGCCAGGAACGCTTTAAAAATTTTCCAGTTACAATCGCGCAGCTTTCAAGGTTTGTTTCTCCAGCGGAACAAAAAAAGATAATTTCAAAACTTGCAAGCGGGGAAATAGACATTCTCATAGGCACACACCGAATTCTTCAGAAAGATGTCATTTTTAAAAATCTTGGACTGATGATAATTGATGAAGAGCAAAGATTCGGCGTAAAAGACAAGGAAAAACTCAAGACTTTAAAGACAAACATCGACTGCCTTGCAATGAGCGCAACGCCAATTCCGCGCACGCTTCACATGAGCCTTTTGAAAATCCGGGATATGTCGCTTCTTACAACGCCGCCGCAAAACAGACAGCCAATCGAAACTGCAATTGAAGAATACAACGACGAAAAAGTCGCCCGGGCAATAAGAAACGAAGTTCAACGCGGAGGACAAGTTTTTTACCTTCACAATAGAGTTGAAACGCTTGAAGAAACTAGGCTGAAACTTGAAAATCTTGTTCCCGAAATGCTGGTTGAAACTGCGCACGGAAAAATGACCAGCGAAGAGCTTGACGACATTTTTAGAAGATTCAAGATGGGCGGATTTCATATCCTTGTGGCAACTACGATAATTGAAAACGGAATCGATATTCCAAATGTAAACACAATAATAATCGACCGCGCGGATATGTACGGAGTAAGCCAGCTTTATCAGTTGCGCGGACGTGTAGGGCGAAGCGACAGAAAAGCTTATGCATATCTTTTTTATCCGCAGAACAAAGCGTTAAGCGAAGTTGCAATGAAAAGGCTTCAAGTAATAAGCGATTTTACAGAATTAGGCTCAGGATTTAAAATTGCAATGAAAGACATGGAAATCCGAGGCGCAGGAAATCTTCTTGGAAAAGACCAAAGCGGCGAAGTTTACGCAGTCGGATTCGAAATGTACTTAACGCTTCTAAATTCCGCAATCGAAAGACTTTCAAACAGCGACTGGACAGCACCAGAAGAAGTTCTGCTTGAACTTGAATACACAGGATTCATTCCAGACACATACATAAAAGACACACAGACAAAAATGGAACTTTACAAAAAAATCGCATCCGTTCAAACTCAAGATTCCTTAAATTCAGTCTGGGAAGAACTTTTTGATAGATTCGGACCGATTCCAGACGAAGTAAGCAGCCTCCTAAGCCTTGCAAAAATCCGCATAATCTGCAACAGACTATCGATAAGCTCTTTAAAAGAAAAAAAAGGAATTGTCCAAGTTGAATTCAGCAAAGTTTCAAAAGTCAACATTGACAAACTTTTGGGACTGATAAAAACAAGTTCAGGGCGCGTAAAACTAAACTCAGCCAAGCCAAACCAAATTATCTTGCAAACCGAAGCAATCGATTTAAAAAGCAAAAGTGAATTCATAAAGGAAAAACTTGAGCAATTGCTTTAA
- a CDS encoding DUF2344 domain-containing protein, whose protein sequence is MKTSDLINPLKIFGSKLNSVQSPSRYVGGEFGITVKPHSELDEYFNFAVAFPDLYEIAMSNLAVKIIYNGLNLLPDVRCERVFAPDVDFENLLKENNVPLYTIETGIPLFKTDMIGFSIGYELGITEVLAMLDSGKVHLLASERTEDEPIVIAGGCGVTNPAPFSDFFDAFFIGEAEPALFNLVEDLSKLKKNGASRKDLIEFLESKNFIWTKKKHLEKKVARRVVQSDFGLVPSVPGWFPLPSSKPVQDHGVVEIMRGCPNGCRFCHAGIYYRPMRVKNKNLIIEEIDHLVFDAGYREVSLNSLSSADFPEVSNLLDILNERYKGFNVSFQLPSLKVNSFSLDILEKLSKIRKSGLTFAVETPEEMWQLSLNKEVYASHLEEIIKEAKNRGWSSAKFYFMIGLPLGDYFEDRNCAPGAEGSEEKAIVDFLLELQAKTKIQCNVNVGVFIPKPHTPYERVKQIKPEVAEAKIEYIFKSLPRGKFKMGRHNYNATILEGLLSRGDFNAGKVILNAYKKGVRFDAWDDYLRKDFPLWEEAFSEVDFNVKDWIFHDWNEDTLPWNSVSLGPAQGFYKKEWQKSLEHKLTEKCSTDCNHKCGVCNTKEKVEVFTQQTVESALKCIKNNTVKAPLQMPECNIPILYRVIFNFTRKNGGEFTAYLSQVEIFHKAVLRSGLNFVFSSGFNPLPRLEFASAMTLGIPSFEETASCLLYENMETSEFVSKMNKVLPSNLQITEAFIFPVTNMRKRESLSQGLWGGIYRYSFYLPPDAFFESEQYREFLEKNSAAKIESMGKNEYQAILPVSDKNFRLAIESFYEKKWYEIVSIEKLHTLAKNEINGWTAEDEEMWRKDNKNFVKTDSCKTGQNPVSYMELYSQIARINIDLINKRKELQIEQEEFLKSHPDFFKGKV, encoded by the coding sequence ATGAAAACTTCTGATTTAATTAATCCTCTGAAAATTTTTGGTTCTAAGCTGAATTCTGTTCAGTCGCCGTCGCGCTATGTTGGCGGAGAATTCGGAATCACCGTTAAGCCGCATTCCGAGCTGGACGAATATTTTAATTTTGCAGTTGCATTTCCTGATTTGTATGAAATTGCAATGTCAAATCTTGCTGTAAAAATTATTTATAACGGACTGAATCTTCTTCCCGATGTAAGATGCGAGCGCGTTTTTGCTCCAGATGTTGATTTTGAAAATCTTTTAAAAGAAAATAATGTGCCGCTTTACACAATTGAAACTGGAATTCCGTTGTTCAAAACAGACATGATTGGTTTTTCAATTGGCTACGAGCTTGGAATAACGGAAGTTTTGGCAATGCTTGATTCCGGCAAAGTTCATCTTCTTGCAAGCGAAAGAACTGAAGACGAGCCAATCGTCATTGCTGGCGGCTGCGGTGTTACAAATCCAGCTCCATTCAGCGATTTTTTTGATGCATTTTTTATAGGCGAAGCCGAGCCTGCGCTTTTTAACTTAGTTGAAGATTTGTCCAAGCTGAAAAAAAACGGCGCGTCAAGAAAAGATTTGATTGAATTTTTAGAATCAAAAAATTTTATTTGGACAAAGAAAAAGCACCTTGAAAAAAAAGTTGCAAGAAGAGTAGTGCAGTCTGATTTTGGTCTTGTTCCGTCTGTGCCTGGATGGTTTCCGCTTCCGTCCAGCAAGCCTGTTCAGGATCATGGCGTTGTTGAAATTATGCGCGGATGTCCAAATGGCTGCCGTTTTTGCCATGCCGGAATTTACTATCGGCCTATGCGCGTAAAAAACAAAAATTTAATAATTGAAGAAATTGACCATTTGGTTTTTGATGCGGGCTACAGAGAAGTCAGCCTAAATTCCTTGAGCAGCGCGGATTTTCCTGAAGTTTCAAATCTCCTTGATATTTTAAATGAACGCTACAAAGGTTTTAATGTTTCGTTTCAGCTTCCGTCGTTAAAAGTAAACTCGTTTTCACTTGATATTCTTGAAAAACTTTCAAAAATCAGAAAAAGCGGTCTTACATTCGCCGTTGAAACTCCAGAAGAAATGTGGCAGCTAAGCCTTAACAAGGAAGTTTATGCAAGCCACCTTGAAGAAATTATAAAGGAAGCAAAGAACCGCGGCTGGTCGAGCGCAAAGTTTTATTTTATGATAGGTCTTCCGCTTGGCGATTATTTTGAAGACAGAAATTGCGCGCCCGGAGCTGAAGGCAGTGAAGAAAAAGCTATAGTTGATTTTCTTCTTGAACTTCAGGCAAAAACAAAAATTCAGTGCAACGTGAATGTCGGTGTTTTTATTCCCAAGCCACATACTCCTTATGAGCGCGTGAAACAGATAAAGCCGGAAGTCGCAGAAGCAAAAATTGAATATATATTCAAAAGCCTTCCGCGTGGAAAATTCAAAATGGGACGGCACAATTACAATGCGACAATTCTTGAAGGACTTTTGAGCCGCGGAGATTTCAATGCTGGCAAAGTCATCTTGAATGCTTACAAAAAAGGCGTTCGCTTCGATGCTTGGGATGATTATCTGCGCAAAGATTTTCCTTTGTGGGAAGAAGCTTTTTCTGAAGTTGATTTTAATGTCAAAGACTGGATTTTTCACGACTGGAACGAAGATACGTTGCCTTGGAATTCTGTCAGCCTTGGTCCTGCGCAAGGCTTCTATAAAAAAGAATGGCAAAAATCCCTTGAACATAAACTTACTGAAAAATGCAGTACAGACTGCAACCATAAATGCGGCGTTTGCAACACAAAGGAAAAAGTAGAAGTATTTACACAACAAACCGTAGAATCTGCCTTAAAATGTATAAAAAATAATACAGTAAAAGCTCCTTTACAAATGCCTGAATGCAATATTCCTATTCTTTATAGAGTAATTTTCAATTTTACAAGAAAAAATGGCGGAGAATTTACTGCTTATTTGTCTCAAGTTGAAATTTTTCACAAAGCGGTTTTGCGCTCCGGGCTGAATTTTGTGTTTTCATCTGGTTTTAATCCGTTGCCGCGCTTGGAATTTGCCTCTGCAATGACTTTGGGAATTCCTTCTTTTGAAGAAACTGCGTCTTGCTTGCTTTATGAAAATATGGAAACTTCCGAGTTTGTTTCGAAAATGAATAAAGTTTTGCCTTCAAATTTGCAGATTACCGAAGCTTTTATTTTCCCTGTAACCAATATGCGAAAACGCGAATCCTTGAGCCAAGGACTTTGGGGCGGAATTTATAGGTACAGTTTTTATTTGCCGCCAGACGCTTTTTTTGAATCAGAGCAGTATAGGGAATTTCTTGAAAAAAATTCGGCTGCAAAAATTGAATCAATGGGAAAAAATGAATATCAAGCGATTTTGCCAGTCAGTGATAAAAATTTCCGCCTTGCAATTGAATCTTTTTATGAAAAAAAGTGGTATGAAATTGTCAGCATAGAAAAACTTCACACGCTTGCCAAAAATGAAATAAATGGCTGGACTGCGGAAGATGAAGAAATGTGGCGAAAAGATAATAAGAATTTTGTAAAGACAGATTCCTGCAAAACCGGGCAAAATCCAGTTTCGTATATGGAGCTTTATTCGCAGATTGCAAGAATAAACATTGATCTTATAAACAAACGGAAAGAACTGCAAATTGAACAGGAAGAATTTTTAAAGTCGCATCCTGATTTTTTCAAAGGAAAAGTGTAA